The Stigmatella ashevillena genomic sequence CTACAACAAACAGCGCCTCCTTCACCTCCGCGCGGACGGTGGCGCTCAGGACGCAGAGCGGCTCAGGGATCAACCTTCTTTACCAGAACCGGAGTGCAAGACCCCTCTCACCGAGACGGTCTTTCCCGCGGACGAAGCCCGGGCTTTCTTTATTTCAAGGGGGACGGGACCAGCGGCGCGGTCACCCTGTCCGCCACGGTTTCGGGGCTGCCTCAGATCACCCAACGAGAGACGATCCTGCCCATCGTGCGGACGGGCTATTGCTCTCTTTCCACCAACGACACCTCGAGACGTGCTCTTTCTCTCCCGCGCAGTTCGACATGACGAAGACGATGCTGTTCTTCCAGGCCAGGTCCAACGGACAAACGATCCCAGTTCCGCAGGCGTCCGCTGTGCGCTGACGGCCAGAGATGCCATCACGTGCAGCCGGAACACGAGCGGGCAGCTTGTTGAAGTCATGGTGGCAAACGGCGGAGAAGGCGTCCGGACTCCGGGTGCCAGCATCTGTCCACGTCGTGCAAGGACTCCAGCGGGTCACACGGTCCTCCTGAAACCCGTCTCTGAACCTCCAGAATACCGTCCTGCTGGTGAGCTCAGAACAGGGCGGTACCACCCTGGGAGATGTGACTTCTTCACCGCCAAGCTCACCTCCGTGACTCAGGCGGAGCTTGAGTTCTCCGGAAACTGCTCCAGTGGGTGGAGAAGCGTCGGTTCAGGCGGTGGAGGCCGAGGGCGCCTAGCGTCACCCGGGGGGGTCACGGAGAAGATGGCCGGGAACCCAGCTCGTCGTTTCTGGCTTGCCGCCCTGTGACGCTCTCCTCCTACCGCGTTGCTCTTCACCCACCGGGTGTCCAACACGGACGCCCCGGTCCTGTGTGATCGGGTGCTGCGAGGAGAGCTCACTTCTCCCACCAGCATCACCTTCTCGCGCGGCGCGGGGCTCCTCGTCCTGCACGGTCGCTTCCATCGATGCCGTTTCCTGGGAGCGCAATCGACTTCGGGCCCCCTCGCGCAAGCGCAACACACCTTGGTGACGTTGAACCCGACCACCGGGGAAGATGACTTCGACATCAACGAGGTGGACCAGACGCGCTCGCTGATCTTCGCCAGCGGGCAGGGGACGTCGGGTCAGGTGGCGGCGAAAGTTCCTACTCGGGCAACGACACCCTTGGCGCGTCACTGGGCCTGTACGAAATATACGATCCCGAGGAGTTCGCCGTCATCCGGAGCTCCACGGCAGGCACGGCGAAGTGGACCTCGACCGTCCTGCAGTTGGAGCCCTGACTTCCCCGGGGCACATGCGCCCCGGGGAGTGCGCTCAGTAGGCCACGCCGTAATCGGCCGCCTGCTTCCTCACGCTCTTCATCACGTTGTCATCGAAGCTGGACGAGGTCTCCGCCACGTTCTTCTGGCGCCACGTGTCGCGATCCGCCGCGAGCTTCGCCGCCTTTGTCTCCAGCGCCTTCCGGTCCACCGCCAGCGCCTTCACCTTCACCGCCTGCTCATCCTTGTTCAGGCCCTGCAACGATGCGGGCAGCTCCGCCTCCGCCACGGTCGCCAACATCTCCGGCTTCTCCACCAGATCCACGGCGCCGCCCACCGCCAGGGGGGCGCTGCTCGCCGCCGCCGCGCCCGGGCCGCCCTTGCCCCGCGCCTTCTTCATGTAGCTGATGCGCTCGGCGGCGGCCTCCGCCGACAGCGCGGCCATCTGATCGGCGCGCACCTTGTTCTCGGACTGCACCGCCGCTGTCCCCGTGTAGAGCGTCTTCGCGGCGATTTCCTTGTTCACCGCCGCCAGCTCAGCGTCATAAGGCGTGGCCACCGCCAGCATCCCGCCCGAGGAGTCGATCGAGTCGAAGGTTCCATCCGTCAGCTTCGACACGTACTTCCAGGCCGTCGCCGTCTCGTTGTCCCCGCCACAGCGCACCGTGTTCACCACGATGTGCCGCTCCTGGGCCCGCTTCGACCACTGCTTGAAGTTCCACGCTTCCTCGCGGCTCGCCGGGGCGCATCTCCCACCAGGAAGATGACCTTCATCGTCCCCCGCTCGGCGCTCCAGGACATCTTCGACACGGCCTCCCCCAATCCGCGGCCCACGTGCTCGGGCGAGTCCCCACCCCCATCCGCGCGGAACTGACGCAAGTGGGTGAAGACCGTGTCCAGGTCCTCGCTCAGATCGAAGCGCTTCGTCACGTACTCGTCGCCCACATCCCGGTACGCCACCAGCCCCACCTTCAGGCGCGGCGTGGGCTTTCCCGTGGCGATGCGCGAGGCGATGGAGAAGATCTTCTGCTTGGCCCCCTCGAGCAGGCTGCTCATCGAGCCCGTCGTGTCCAGCACGAAGACCACCTCGATTTGCGGCTGAGCCGTCTTCTGCTGGGAGTCGCCCGCGGGCTTCTCGGGCACCGGCTGCTTCTGCATGGGAGCAGCCTGCGGCGCGGCGGGGGCCTCGGCCAAGGCCAGGGGGGCGGAGAACGTAGCGGTGGCGAGTGCGGCGGCCAGGGCGGGCCGCACGAGGAACTTCAAGGACATGGAAGGCTCCAGGGGGCGGAAGAGAAGAACGTGTCGCGCGCGTGCTCCCCTGTAACGGGTGAGCCCCTGGAGGGTCTAAGCCTCCCTGTTTTTTAACTGGAGCGGGTTCCCCGGCGCAGCAGGAAGATGCCCAGCCCCAAGCCCGCCGCCCACTTGGCGGCGGACACCAGCGGGGTGTCCTTGAGGGGCATGGGTCCCAGGGCAACGGGGGGCTCCACCTGGGGACGGAACTCCGTGGAGCCGGGCAGCTGCGCCCCCTGGTTTTCCGCCTCGGTCTTCGTCACCGTCGGGCCCGCCTCGTCCAGCTCCTTTTGCCCCGGGGACTTCCCCTCGGGAGAGCGGTGCTCGAGGATGGCGTTGATCTCGGCGCCGATCAGGATGACCTGCGAGGAGATCCACATCCACATGAGCAGCACGATGACGCCGCCGATGGCCCCGTAGTTCGCATCGTAGCTGCCGAAGTTCGCCACGTACTGCGAGAAGCCCCACGAGGCGATCAACCAGATGAGGACACCCGCCACGGAGCCAGGGGTGATGAAGCGGAAGCGCTGTTTGACGTCCGGCAGGGCGTAGTAGAGCAGCGCCCAGACGAACATCATCATGATCCCCGCCACGGGCAGGCGCAGCCAGGTGACGAGCGTCGGGAACGGCCCTCCCACCTTCTCGGCCAGGGCCGGCGTCACCACCGCTGCCGCCGCCGCGAGAATGGAGATGGCCGCCGTCACCAGCGTCACCAGCAGGGCCACGCCGCGAACCTTCCAGAAGGGGCGCGACTCCTCCACGCCATAGGCCGTGTTGAGCGCCGTCATCAGCGCCACCATGCCCCCCGAGGCCGCCCAGACGGCACCCACGCCACCCAGCGTCAGCAGCCCCACGTTGTTGCTGGCCGCCAAGGCATGGAGACGATCCCCGAGGATGGACACCACCTCCTTGGGCGCCACCCGCGACAGCTCCTGGATCAGCTGTTCGGCCTGGGCGGGATCGATGATGACGCTGGCCAGCGAGACGAGAAAGAGAAGGAACGGGAAGATGGCCAGAATCGCCGAGAACGTCAGCGCTCCAGCGACGTCCCCCACCTTGTCCCGCATGTACTCGTCCTTCAGGGACTTGAAGAACTCTTTCCAGCTCATCCCTTTGCCTGGGAGCACCATTCCCACCTCCTCGACCGTGTGCGTTGGAACAATGCGCACGGTGAGAGGGCTGGCGGCCCCGTGGGCTTCAGCGCGCGCCCGAGCGCACGCTGAGCAGGCAGGCAACCAGGGGCACGGCCTACCCCGCGTAGGCGGGGAGCAGCGGCGCATCTTTCAGACGGGGCGCCGCGGCGTCCTTGGCGGACAGCTTCGGCGCTCCAGAGAGCGGC encodes the following:
- a CDS encoding YihY/virulence factor BrkB family protein; translated protein: MVLPGKGMSWKEFFKSLKDEYMRDKVGDVAGALTFSAILAIFPFLLFLVSLASVIIDPAQAEQLIQELSRVAPKEVVSILGDRLHALAASNNVGLLTLGGVGAVWAASGGMVALMTALNTAYGVEESRPFWKVRGVALLVTLVTAAISILAAAAAVVTPALAEKVGGPFPTLVTWLRLPVAGIMMMFVWALLYYALPDVKQRFRFITPGSVAGVLIWLIASWGFSQYVANFGSYDANYGAIGGVIVLLMWMWISSQVILIGAEINAILEHRSPEGKSPGQKELDEAGPTVTKTEAENQGAQLPGSTEFRPQVEPPVALGPMPLKDTPLVSAAKWAAGLGLGIFLLRRGTRSS